A stretch of the Haloplanus aerogenes genome encodes the following:
- a CDS encoding ABC transporter substrate-binding protein — MPPFTTSRRRLLRWVGAAGAAGLAGCAGGSGDGSELVATLGADVSTYDPTQANDTTSRKAFGLVYEPLVSVDFEGTVRPTLATAVDQRDDRTWRISLREGVTFHDGSDLTAADVVATFERYEGTPRESDVYLWYDDATIRDDYTLDVTLSEPYAPFQLSLGGVPIVPEAAATDALDLSNGPVGTGPYAFDTHEPDRLYRLVRNDDHWYGGEGEADDGDGVPDTPPIETLTFRIIVEQSSQVAALRAGDIDLANNPPADAVADLRADDAITVSERLAGGFEMLVFPLATSPFSNRDVREGIARLVPRQEIIDSVYGGIGQPAYAPISPLLSDYTSESFLQEMGEEYMRYDPEQARELLERGFSALDISPPYETTIVTNETGDRVRWAQLVRDELNRTDYFDVSLEQFEWNTYVGRVLAGDSHRSDAMMALGWSGGWDPDTYLRSVFHGEQSTPSCCNAAHYANDEVDRLLDEALTVYDTAERRELYEQAQRRIVSDAPVAFVRFGTRIEAFRSDTVEGFRTYPLDSGEFTAIYAPWANTYTSLGGG, encoded by the coding sequence ATGCCACCGTTCACCACATCGCGCCGTCGACTGCTGCGATGGGTGGGAGCGGCGGGTGCTGCCGGCCTCGCCGGCTGTGCCGGCGGCTCCGGTGACGGTTCGGAACTCGTCGCGACCCTCGGCGCCGACGTGAGCACGTACGATCCGACACAGGCCAACGACACCACGTCACGCAAGGCCTTCGGCCTCGTCTACGAACCGCTCGTCTCCGTCGACTTCGAGGGTACCGTCCGCCCGACGCTCGCCACCGCGGTCGACCAGCGGGACGACCGCACCTGGCGCATCTCCCTCCGCGAGGGCGTCACCTTCCACGACGGGAGCGACCTCACCGCCGCCGACGTGGTCGCTACCTTCGAGCGCTACGAGGGCACGCCCCGCGAGTCCGACGTGTACCTCTGGTACGACGACGCGACCATCCGCGACGACTACACGCTCGACGTGACCCTCTCGGAACCCTACGCCCCGTTTCAGCTCTCCCTCGGTGGCGTCCCAATCGTCCCAGAAGCGGCCGCGACGGACGCCCTCGACCTCTCGAACGGTCCCGTGGGCACCGGCCCGTACGCCTTCGATACGCACGAACCCGACCGACTCTATCGACTCGTCCGCAACGACGACCACTGGTACGGAGGGGAGGGCGAAGCCGATGACGGCGACGGCGTCCCGGACACTCCGCCCATCGAGACCCTCACCTTCCGCATCATCGTCGAACAGTCCTCGCAGGTGGCCGCCCTCCGGGCCGGCGACATCGACCTCGCCAACAACCCGCCGGCCGACGCGGTGGCCGACCTGCGCGCCGACGACGCCATCACCGTCTCCGAACGCCTCGCCGGCGGGTTCGAGATGCTCGTCTTCCCTCTCGCCACCTCACCGTTTTCGAACCGCGACGTGCGCGAGGGTATCGCCCGCCTCGTCCCCAGACAGGAGATCATCGACTCGGTGTACGGTGGCATCGGTCAGCCGGCGTACGCCCCGATCTCGCCGCTCCTCTCCGACTACACCTCCGAGTCGTTCCTGCAGGAGATGGGAGAGGAGTACATGCGCTACGACCCCGAGCAGGCCCGCGAGTTGCTGGAGCGGGGCTTTTCCGCCCTCGACATCTCGCCGCCGTACGAGACGACCATCGTCACCAACGAGACGGGCGACCGGGTGCGGTGGGCGCAACTCGTCCGCGACGAACTGAACCGGACCGACTACTTCGACGTGTCCCTCGAACAGTTCGAGTGGAACACGTACGTCGGGCGCGTGCTCGCCGGTGACTCCCACCGCTCCGACGCCATGATGGCGCTCGGCTGGTCCGGTGGCTGGGACCCCGACACCTACCTCCGCAGCGTGTTCCACGGCGAGCAGTCGACGCCCTCGTGCTGTAACGCCGCTCACTACGCCAACGACGAGGTGGACCGCCTCCTGGACGAGGCGCTCACCGTCTACGACACCGCGGAGCGCCGCGAACTCTACGAACAGGCCCAGCGCCGCATCGTCTCCGACGCCCCCGTCGCCTTCGTCCGGTTCGGTACGCGAATCGAGGCGTTCCGCTCCGACACCGTCGAGGGATTTCGCACCTACCCCCTCGACTCCGGGGAGTTCACCGCCATCTACGCGCCGTGGGCGAACACCTACACCTCCCTCGGGGGCGGATAG
- a CDS encoding ABC transporter permease — protein sequence MSLRRYVLRRTLLTLPILFGVSVLTFSLVKLLPGTPVDYVLQFQEATPELRASLRAQYHLDEPLWRQYLLWLNDVLHLDFGDRVVSDRSVRAAIAERLPETLVLGGVAFLIALLVGVPAGVLAAVRRGTLVDEGSRVVALAGIATPNFWLGLLLILLFGVHLNLVSVIPPIAPLFAPESLAFLVLPAITLGTASAALFTRLTRSAVTEQLRQEYVRTARAKGLDERTVVVKHVLRNSLISVVTVAAVQVAFLLDGAVVIERVFSWPGLGRLLVRAILQRDFPVVQAVVLLVATAVVLANLLADVLYAWLDPRIAY from the coding sequence ATGTCGCTCCGGCGTTACGTCCTCCGGCGGACGCTCCTCACCCTCCCCATCCTCTTCGGCGTCTCCGTGCTCACGTTCAGCCTCGTCAAACTCCTGCCGGGCACGCCCGTCGATTACGTCCTCCAGTTTCAGGAGGCGACGCCCGAACTCCGGGCGTCGCTCCGCGCCCAGTACCACCTCGACGAACCGCTCTGGCGACAGTACCTGCTCTGGCTGAACGACGTGCTCCATCTCGATTTCGGTGACCGGGTCGTCTCCGACCGCAGCGTCCGCGCCGCCATCGCCGAGCGCCTCCCCGAGACGCTCGTTCTCGGCGGCGTCGCTTTCCTGATCGCCCTCCTCGTCGGCGTCCCGGCCGGCGTCCTCGCCGCCGTCCGTCGCGGGACGCTCGTCGACGAGGGGAGTCGCGTCGTCGCCCTCGCCGGCATCGCCACCCCGAACTTCTGGCTCGGCCTCCTGCTCATCCTCCTGTTCGGCGTCCACCTGAACCTCGTGAGCGTCATCCCACCCATCGCCCCGCTGTTCGCCCCCGAGTCGCTCGCCTTCCTCGTCCTCCCGGCCATCACCCTCGGCACCGCCTCGGCCGCGCTCTTTACTCGCCTCACCCGCTCGGCCGTCACCGAACAACTCCGGCAGGAGTATGTCCGCACCGCCCGCGCCAAGGGGCTGGACGAACGGACCGTGGTCGTCAAACACGTCCTCCGCAACTCGCTCATCTCGGTCGTTACCGTCGCCGCCGTACAGGTCGCCTTCCTCCTTGACGGCGCCGTCGTCATCGAGCGAGTGTTCTCGTGGCCCGGCCTCGGTCGTCTGCTCGTTCGCGCCATCCTCCAGCGTGACTTCCCCGTCGTGCAGGCGGTGGTGTTGCTCGTCGCCACGGCCGTGGTTCTCGCCAACCTGCTCGCGGACGTACTGTACGCCTGGCTCGATCCCCGCATCGCCTACTGA
- a CDS encoding ABC transporter permease yields MSRNPLDGRGRLRVRGFGSDADERDSDAETTATVDTPTTDRWRRAWTRFRRDRAAVAGLAVIVVMALLAVFARPVEVAGVVVQPVALAPYDPGASGVAPAYRPPSLSHPFGTDWAGRDVFSRVLYGGRYSLSIGVVAVGLALLVGVPLGAVAGYAGGWVDETIMRLVDVLYAFPFLVLAIALVAVFGQGFWKLVVALVAVGWISYARLIRGEVLSVSERDYVLAAQALGASDGHILRRHVVPNAIAPVIVQATLNVGTVVLSAAALGFLGLGLEPGTAEWGSMLSAGRDTLVGGEWWVTVFPGLAIFLFVLSINLVGDGVRDALDPDADTDRYRTREAR; encoded by the coding sequence ATGTCCAGAAATCCACTCGACGGCCGTGGCCGCCTCCGTGTGCGTGGGTTCGGGAGCGACGCGGACGAGAGGGATTCGGATGCCGAGACGACTGCCACCGTCGACACCCCCACGACCGACCGCTGGCGCCGCGCCTGGACTCGATTCCGCCGTGACCGCGCCGCCGTCGCCGGACTCGCCGTCATCGTCGTCATGGCTCTCCTCGCCGTCTTCGCTCGGCCCGTCGAGGTGGCTGGCGTCGTCGTCCAACCGGTCGCGCTGGCGCCGTACGACCCCGGCGCCTCGGGTGTCGCCCCCGCCTACCGTCCGCCCTCCCTGTCCCACCCCTTCGGCACCGACTGGGCCGGCCGCGACGTGTTCTCCCGCGTCCTCTACGGCGGGCGCTACAGCCTCTCCATCGGTGTCGTCGCCGTCGGCCTCGCCCTCCTCGTCGGCGTCCCCCTCGGCGCCGTTGCGGGCTACGCCGGCGGCTGGGTCGACGAGACCATCATGCGACTGGTCGACGTGCTCTACGCCTTCCCCTTCCTCGTTCTCGCCATCGCGCTCGTCGCGGTGTTCGGGCAGGGGTTCTGGAAACTCGTCGTCGCGCTCGTCGCCGTCGGCTGGATCAGCTACGCCCGCCTCATCCGGGGCGAGGTGTTGAGCGTGAGCGAACGCGACTACGTGCTGGCGGCGCAAGCCCTCGGCGCGAGCGACGGCCACATCCTCCGGCGCCACGTCGTCCCCAACGCCATCGCCCCCGTCATCGTGCAGGCGACGCTCAACGTCGGCACCGTCGTCCTCTCGGCGGCGGCGCTCGGCTTCCTCGGCCTCGGCCTCGAACCCGGCACCGCGGAGTGGGGGTCGATGCTCTCCGCCGGCCGCGACACCCTCGTCGGCGGCGAGTGGTGGGTCACCGTCTTCCCCGGCCTCGCCATCTTCCTCTTTGTCCTCTCGATCAACCTCGTCGGCGACGGCGTCCGGGACGCCCTCGACCCCGACGCCGACACCGACCGCTACCGCACCCGGGAGGCGCGCTGA